One genomic region from Thermus antranikianii DSM 12462 encodes:
- a CDS encoding isoprenyl transferase, translating to MVRRLLSLSRPLYWLYERRLLKEVRRGPMPRHLGLILDGNRRYARALGLSPVKGHEFGVQKAYEVLEWCLEMGIRTVTVWVFSTDNFKRPPEEVEELMRLFVREAERMAEDHRVLEHQVQVRVIGRREGFSEEVLRAMERLEERTRHHQGMVLNIALGYGGREEIVDAVKRLLLEAWERGLSPKELAERLTPEDIARHLYTAGLPDPDFIIRTSGEIRLSGFLLWQSAYSEFYFADVLWPEFRKIDFLRALRSYQARERRFGR from the coding sequence GCCTCCTCAAGGAGGTGAGGAGGGGGCCCATGCCCAGGCACCTGGGCCTCATCCTGGATGGGAACCGCCGTTACGCCAGGGCCTTGGGCCTATCCCCCGTGAAGGGGCACGAGTTCGGGGTCCAGAAGGCCTACGAGGTTCTGGAATGGTGCCTGGAGATGGGCATCCGGACGGTGACGGTCTGGGTCTTCTCCACGGACAACTTCAAGCGCCCTCCGGAGGAGGTGGAGGAGCTCATGCGCCTCTTCGTGCGGGAGGCCGAGCGGATGGCGGAGGACCACCGCGTCCTGGAGCATCAGGTTCAGGTGCGGGTCATCGGGCGGAGGGAGGGCTTTTCCGAGGAGGTGCTTCGGGCGATGGAGCGCCTTGAGGAGCGCACCCGGCACCACCAGGGCATGGTGCTGAACATCGCCTTGGGCTACGGGGGGCGGGAGGAGATCGTGGATGCGGTGAAAAGGCTCCTTCTGGAGGCTTGGGAAAGAGGCCTTTCCCCCAAGGAACTTGCGGAAAGGCTTACCCCTGAGGACATCGCCCGCCACCTCTACACCGCGGGCCTTCCCGATCCCGACTTCATCATCCGCACCTCGGGGGAGATCCGGCTTTCCGGCTTCCTCCTTTGGCAGTCGGCCTACTCCGAGTTCTACTTCGCCGACGTGCTCTGGCCGGAGTTCCGAAAGATCGACTTCTTGAGGGCTCTAAGGAGCTACCAGGCCCGCGAGAGGCGGTTTGGGCGTTGA